CGCTGCGGCACACGAACTCCATCGTCTCCCGCGTTGGAAGGTGCACCACCGCGATCCAATCGCGAACGATCGGAATTTGGTAGTTGTTCTTGAACCGATAATCCCGGTCGCCGTTCTTCGTCGCGTGATGCCAGGTCTGACCAACGATCTCGGACTTCCAGCGAGGTTTCTCCCGACCGACATCGCGGAACACAGTCTCCATCTCGATCTTTGCGGTGTCCCCACGGGTGACGCTGAAGCCATTCTGGATCCAGTACGTCTTCGGCGTGACCAGCCAAATGAACCCGAGCTTCTCGATTTCCAGGAACTCACGGGAGCATTTGATCTGCCAGCTCGACTTCACCAGCTTAACGCTGAGCTTCGAACCTTCGTCTGACCGCTTGGACGCCTTCTTGAATGCCTTGATGTCGCCCGAGGGCACCATGCTCGTTTCGCCGTAATCCTCGGCGCGGATCTTCGTCGGCAGAAAGACGTCGATGGCCAGGAAGGTGAAGGCAATCAGTGCAGGCACGGGGTAGTTGGCAAAATAGGCCAGGGCACCCGTCACAGCGATCGAGATCACCTGGATGGGAGAAAGCACATAGTGGAGCCACATCCGGCGCCCGACGGGATCACTCACGGCGAGACCCACCAGGACTTGATCAGCAGGCCGATATAGAGCCAGGCGCCGAATGAGAAGACATAGGTCATGAAGGGTGAGCGCGCGAGGCGGGTGGAGGCTGCCACTCCTTGCACGCCGCGCCTGGGCATCAGGTAGATGAACCACTGGATGATCAGGCCAGGCCATAACAGCAGCAGGCGCCCCGGCGTGAGGCGTATCCCCGGCACATTGTCTCGACCCATCTGCCCCCGTTCGGCCACGCGACCAGCGCCCTTGCACAAATGACCCACCGTCACATTACGCATATGGGTAGCTCAGAGCCACGAAATCCGTTGTCAGGAGGCCTGAACTCACCGATTTCGTTAATCACGGATCTTGACCGACCGATTCACGACGTGAATCCGCCGCTCGTTTTCGATTCCTAACTTCAATTGGACCCCTGGTACCGCGACGCGCGAGGTTGCCGGCCCGTAACGAGCCGGAGCCAAACCCATGGAAATCGTCGCCCTGGAGAGCATCAGTCCTGCGGATAACCGCTTCCGCTTCTATGTGCTCTCGCTCGATGAGACCCTGTTCGGGGATGTCGCGCTCGTCCGGGAATGGGGGCGCATCGGAACGAATGGCCGCAGGCGCCTCGACCTTTTCGACGATCGGGTGAGGGCCATCTCGTCGCTTGAAGACTGGCTCGAACGGAAGCGCCGTCGAGGCTATGAGGTTGTCGAAAGCAGCTTGCCGATCCCGCCTCGCCAGATCAGTCCTCGACAGCCGGCGCAAAAAGGCGCCAGTGCTTCGATCGCACCATCCCGGTCATATCGACCGCGAAATGCCGCGGGGTGACGCGTATTCCCGCGGTGTCGATATCGAGGATCGCGTAGCCACCGGCATTGATATTCCGAAGCTCCCAGTCGACGGCCTTGGGATCGACTGGCTCGACCGTCACGCGGTTGTCGAGGGCGCTAACGTTCACGAAGCGGGAGCCCCGGTGGAACTTGTCTTCGAAACCGTGGCGGTGTCCGTAGAGGAAAAGCGGGACACCGCCCAGGTCGACCTGGGTCTTCGTCATGCGCTCGTGGGTCATCACAATCGTTCGTTCAGGGCCGCTCTCCGCGACCAGGTTCGCGAGTTCGGACCGGTTTGCCCTGATGATCTCGGCGTCGGCGGCGGCGTCATCTCGCTTGAATGCCTTGAAGCCCGCACTGCGTTCGAACTTCGCCTTGTCGGCCGCCGGCGCGCCCTTGAGACTATCGAGCTCCTCCAGCACGCCTTGGTGGCGTGCGTCAACATCAGCCCTCAGACGCAACGCATGCGGGTTCAAACCCCATTTCACAGGTAGACCGCTGAAACCCACGAAGGCAAAACCATCGTGATCGAACGGCTTCATATGAAGATGG
The window above is part of the Hyphomicrobiales bacterium genome. Proteins encoded here:
- a CDS encoding conserved hypothetical protein (Evidence 4 : Unknown function but conserved in other organisms), with the protein product MSDPVGRRMWLHYVLSPIQVISIAVTGALAYFANYPVPALIAFTFLAIDVFLPTKIRAEDYGETSMVPSGDIKAFKKASKRSDEGSKLSVKLVKSSWQIKCSREFLEIEKLGFIWLVTPKTYWIQNGFSVTRGDTAKIEMETVFRDVGREKPRWKSEIVGQTWHHATKNGDRDYRFKNNYQIPIVRDWIAVVHLPTRETMEFVCRSEAEAEAICDHFRIVFAGRQFSPKELESIGGWLRVDKPSLSEKIIAAATQSAAAPAPVPVALMSPQEKESEPEAMPTPPAPVRSDNPLRPTWQQFAARQPE
- a CDS encoding hypothetical protein (Evidence 5 : Unknown function); translation: MRNVTVGHLCKGAGRVAERGQMGRDNVPGIRLTPGRLLLLWPGLIIQWFIYLMPRRGVQGVAASTRLARSPFMTYVFSFGAWLYIGLLIKSWWVSP
- a CDS encoding Metallophos_2 domain-containing protein, producing the protein MRVLGLSDIHGNVRAVEKLRGLERNEFDLLVVAGDIGNDAAGDVFEILTSFDCPVLYVLGNWDGRLEYERSFGPSCHHLHMKPFDHDGFAFVGFSGLPVKWGLNPHALRLRADVDARHQGVLEELDSLKGAPAADKAKFERSAGFKAFKRDDAAADAEIIRANRSELANLVAESGPERTIVMTHERMTKTQVDLGGVPLFLYGHRHGFEDKFHRGSRFVNVSALDNRVTVEPVDPKAVDWELRNINAGGYAILDIDTAGIRVTPRHFAVDMTGMVRSKHWRLFAPAVED